Proteins found in one Mycteria americana isolate JAX WOST 10 ecotype Jacksonville Zoo and Gardens chromosome 8, USCA_MyAme_1.0, whole genome shotgun sequence genomic segment:
- the IL12B gene encoding interleukin-12 subunit beta isoform X2, with the protein MSHLLFALLSLFSFGALLEAQWKLRENVYVIESEWNDETPAKRVELTCNTSDEALPVYWKKGTELKGTGKTLIAEVKEFPDAGNYTCLTANTHEIVSYDFFLITKIDSNGQMIRSILKSFKEPNRTFLKCEAKNYSGIFICSWMTENESPNVKFTIRSLKGSQGDVTCSSPVAHTDKSVTEYRAQCQKENYCPFAEEHQPIEMFLEVIDEVEYENYTSSFFIRDIIKPDPPQCQYAATNGTVTWTYPRTWSTPKSYFPLTFRVKVESTKKHKSQVYDADEQSIQIPMTGPKDKISVQARDRYYHSSWSEWSSLCR; encoded by the exons aTGTCTCACCTACTATTTGCCTTACTTTCATTATTTTCGTTTGGTGCCCTTCTGGAAGCGCAGTGGAAACTGAGGGAAAATG TGTACGTCATAGAATCAGAGTGGAATGATGAGACACCAGCTAAAAGAGTGGAGCTCACCTGTAACACATCTGATGAAGCACTGCCAGTTTACTGGAAAAAGGGCACCGAACTGAAAGGAACTGGAAAGACTCTGATTGCCGAAGTGAAAGAGTTCCCAGATGCTGGCAACTACACCTGTCTGACAGCTAATACCCATGAAATTGTCAGCTATGATTTCTTCCTCATCACTAAAATAGACTCCAATGGGCAAATGATAAGGTCCATTCTGAAAAGCTTTAAAG AGCCAAAcaggacatttttaaaatgtgaggcAAAGAACTACTCTGGAATTTTCATATGTTCATGGATGACAGAAAATGAGAGTCCAAATGTGAAGTTCACAATCAGAAGTCTAAAAGG CTCTCAAGGAGACGTAACCTGCAGCAGCCCTGTAGCTCACACTGATAAATCAGTGACTGAATACAGAGCCCAGTGCCAGAAAGAAAACTACTGTCCATTTGCTGAAGAGCACCAGCCAATTGAGATGTTCCTGGAGGTCATTGACGAGGTGGAATATGAGAACTACACTAGCAGCTTCTTCATCAGAGATATCA TAAAACCCGACCCACCCCAATGCCAGTATGCGGCCACAAATGGAACAGTGACCTGGACATATCCCAGAACATGGAGCACACCAAAGTCCTACTTCCCTTTGACTTTCAGGGTCAAAGTTGAAAgtacaaagaaacacaaaagccaG GTCTATGATGCTGATGAGCAGTCTATTCAGATTCCAATGACTGGACCAAAAGACAAGATCTCTGTGCAGGCCAGGGATCGCTATTACCACTCATCCTGGAGTGAGTGGTCTTCACTTTGCAGGTAA
- the IL12B gene encoding interleukin-12 subunit beta isoform X1 yields MSHLLFALLSLFSFGALLEAQWKLRENVYVIESEWNDETPAKRVELTCNTSDEALPVYWKKGTELKGTGKTLIAEVKEFPDAGNYTCLTANTHEIVSYDFFLITKIDSNGQMIRSILKSFKEPNRTFLKCEAKNYSGIFICSWMTENESPNVKFTIRSLKGSQGDVTCSSPVAHTDKSVTEYRAQCQKENYCPFAEEHQPIEMFLEVIDEVEYENYTSSFFIRDIIKPDPPQCQYAATNGTVTWTYPRTWSTPKSYFPLTFRVKVESTKKHKSQVYDADEQSIQIPMTGPKDKISVQARDRYYHSSWSEWSSLCR; encoded by the exons aTGTCTCACCTACTATTTGCCTTACTTTCATTATTTTCGTTTGGTGCCCTTCTGGAAGCGCAGTGGAAACTGAGGGAAAATG TGTACGTCATAGAATCAGAGTGGAATGATGAGACACCAGCTAAAAGAGTGGAGCTCACCTGTAACACATCTGATGAAGCACTGCCAGTTTACTGGAAAAAGGGCACCGAACTGAAAGGAACTGGAAAGACTCTGATTGCCGAAGTGAAAGAGTTCCCAGATGCTGGCAACTACACCTGTCTGACAGCTAATACCCATGAAATTGTCAGCTATGATTTCTTCCTCATCACTAAAATAGACTCCAATGGGCAAATGATAAGGTCCATTCTGAAAAGCTTTAAAG AGCCAAAcaggacatttttaaaatgtgaggcAAAGAACTACTCTGGAATTTTCATATGTTCATGGATGACAGAAAATGAGAGTCCAAATGTGAAGTTCACAATCAGAAGTCTAAAAGG CTCTCAAGGAGACGTAACCTGCAGCAGCCCTGTAGCTCACACTGATAAATCAGTGACTGAATACAGAGCCCAGTGCCAGAAAGAAAACTACTGTCCATTTGCTGAAGAGCACCAGCCAATTGAGATGTTCCTGGAGGTCATTGACGAGGTGGAATATGAGAACTACACTAGCAGCTTCTTCATCAGAGATATCA TAAAACCCGACCCACCCCAATGCCAGTATGCGGCCACAAATGGAACAGTGACCTGGACATATCCCAGAACATGGAGCACACCAAAGTCCTACTTCCCTTTGACTTTCAGGGTCAAAGTTGAAAgtacaaagaaacacaaaagccaG GTCTATGATGCTGATGAGCAGTCTATTCAGATTCCAATGACTGGACCAAAAGACAAGATCTCTGTGCAGGCCAGGGATCGCTATTACCACTCATCCTGGAGTGAGTGGTCTTCACTTTGCAG ATAA
- the LOC142413379 gene encoding ovomucoid-like, with the protein MKITGAFVLLTLAVLCLANAAKENEVDCSEYKRSERGRPIYCEKLYEPFCGSDGKTYNNKCSFCKAVLRSRGALHMKQAGAC; encoded by the exons ATGAAGATAACAGGCGCCTTTGTGCTCCTCACCCTGGCAGTTCTTTGCTTAGCAA ATGCTGCCAAAGAGAATGAG GTAGACTGCAGTGAATACAAGAGGTCAGAGAGAGGAAGACCTATTTACTGTGAAAAACTCTATGAACCTTTTTGTGGCTCTGACGGGAAAACATATAACAACAAATGTTCTTTCTGCAAAGCAGTCCT GAGAAGTAGAGGTGCGTTACATATGAAGCAAGCAGGGGCATGCTGA